In a single window of the Acidobacteriaceae bacterium genome:
- the rplU gene encoding 50S ribosomal protein L21: MYAVIRTGGKQYRVAPGDTLRIEKSEHNGTLEFSDVLAVSGEEGKFEQELGGAKVLAEVVGEGRGEKILVFHYKRKKQYKKLQGHRQSFVEVKINEIQVNGKSFKAEK, from the coding sequence ATGTACGCAGTCATTCGTACCGGCGGCAAGCAGTACCGCGTAGCTCCCGGCGACACGCTGAGGATTGAGAAGAGCGAGCACAATGGGACGCTCGAGTTCTCGGACGTGCTGGCGGTGAGCGGCGAAGAGGGCAAGTTTGAGCAGGAGCTGGGCGGCGCGAAGGTGCTGGCCGAGGTCGTGGGCGAAGGCCGCGGCGAGAAGATCCTGGTCTTCCACTACAAGCGGAAGAAGCAGTACAAGAAGCTGCAGGGCCACCGCCAGAGTTTCGTTGAGGTGAAGATCAACGAGATTCAGGTGAATGGGAAGAGCTTCAAGGCTGAGAAGTAA
- a CDS encoding extradiol dioxygenase, protein MGSAREGGAGSMVFGAHVVVYSRDAEADRAFLRDVLGFAAVDAGHGWLILALPPAEVAVHPAEANGRHELYLMCHDLPAEIRALEGKGVRCGEVREERWGSVTSVPLPGGGELGMYQPRHATAVGRGGS, encoded by the coding sequence GTGGGGTCCGCGCGCGAGGGAGGCGCGGGAAGCATGGTCTTCGGAGCGCACGTGGTGGTTTACAGCAGGGATGCGGAGGCGGACCGGGCGTTTCTGCGAGATGTACTGGGATTTGCGGCGGTCGACGCGGGGCACGGATGGCTGATCCTGGCGCTGCCACCGGCGGAGGTTGCGGTGCATCCGGCGGAGGCGAATGGGAGGCACGAGCTGTACCTGATGTGCCACGATCTGCCGGCGGAGATTCGGGCGCTGGAGGGGAAGGGTGTTCGGTGCGGAGAGGTGAGAGAGGAACGGTGGGGGTCGGTGACGAGTGTGCCGCTGCCGGGCGGAGGTGAGTTGGGGATGTATCAGCCGCGACATGCGACGGCGGTGGGACGGGGCGGCAGTTGA